Proteins from a single region of Orcinus orca chromosome 20, mOrcOrc1.1, whole genome shotgun sequence:
- the BCAM gene encoding basal cell adhesion molecule, which produces MEPPDARAGARRGPRLLVLALLLGAHRGAKAEVRLSVPPLVEVMRGEPVTLDCTPLGAHDHFVLEWFLADRAGVRHRLASAELQGTELQDKVHDSRGRSPPYQLDSRGRLVLAEAQVGDERDYVCLVRAGAAGTAEATARLNVFAKPEATEVSPNRGTLSVMEDFAQEIATCNSRNGNPAPQITWYRNGQRLEVPMEVNSEGYMTSRTVREASGLLSLTSTLYLRLHKADRDASFHCSVHYRLPTGRHGRLDSPSFHLTLHYPTEHVQFWLGSPSTTAGWVREGDSVQLFCRGDGSPNPEYTFFRLQDKQEDVLKTNLEGNLTLEGVQRSQSGTYGCRVEDYDAAEDAELSKTLELHVAYLDPLELSTGEELSLPLGNSTAVNCSVRGLPTPALRWTKDSVPLGESPTLSLRSVTFDSAGTYTCEASMPTVPVLSRTRSFELLVQGPPELRAEETQPKAEGGWREGSEVRLTCYARGYPEPKLSWSQLGGSLAEPAPGGQGWVSSSLTLKVTSALSRDGVSCEASNSYGSDRHVFHFGTVAPQTSQAGVAVMAVAVSVGLLLFIVAAFYCMRRKGQPGCCRRGEKGSPPPGEPELSHSGSERPEQTGLLVGGASGGARHGSRGFGDEC; this is translated from the exons ATGGAGCCCCCGGACGCCCGGGCCGGGGCGCGCAGGGGCCCGCGGCTGCTGGTGCTCGCGCTTCTGCTGGGGGCGCACCGAG GTGCCAAGGCTGAGGTGCGCCTGTCTGTGCCCCCTCTGGTGGAGGTGATGAGGGGGGAGCCTGTCACTCTGGACTGCACCCCTTTGGGGGCCCATGACCATTTCGTGCTGGAATGGTTCCTG GCCGACCGCGCTGGGGTCCGCCACCGCCTGGCCTCAGCCGAGCTGCAGGGCACTGAGCTCCAGGACAAGGTGCACGACTCCCGGGGCCGCAGCCCACCATACCAGCTGGACTCCCGGGGCCGTCTGGTGCTGGCCGAGGCCCAGGTGGGCGACGAGCGGGACTACGTGTGCTTGGTgagggcgggggccgcgggcacCGCCGAGGCCACCGCGAGGCTCAATGTGTTCG CGAAACCAGAGGCCACCGAGGTCTCCCCCAACAGAGGGACACTGTCTGTGATGGAGGATTTCGCCCAGGAG ATAGCCACCTGCAACAGTCGCAATGGGAACCCGGCCCCGCAGATCACGTGGTACCGGAACGGGCAGCGCCTGGAGGTGCCCATGGAGGTGAACTCCG aGGGCTATATGACCAGCCGCACAGTCCGGGAGGCCTCGGGCCTGCTGTCTCTCACCAGCACCCTCTACCTGCGGCTCCACAAGGCCGACCGGGACGCCAGCTTCCACTGCTCCGTGCACTACCGCCTGCCCACGGGCCGGCACGGCCGCCTGGACAGCCCTTCCTTCCACCTCACCCTGCACT ATCCCACGGAGCACGTGCAGTTCTGGTTGGGCAGCCCATCCACTACTGCAGGCTGGGTTCGCGAGGGTGACTCTGTCCAGCTGTTCTGCCGGGGGGATGGCAGCCCCAACCCGGAGTACACGTTTTTCCGTCTTCAG GACAAGCAGGAGGATGTGCTAAAAACAAATCTCGAGGGGAACTTGACCCTGGAAGGGGTGCAGCGGAGCCAGAGCGGGACCTACGGCTGCAGGGTGGAAGACTACGATGCTGCCGAGGACGCAGAGCTCTCCAAAACCCTGGAGCTACACGTGGCCT ACCTGGACCCCCTGGAGCTCAGCACTGGGGAGGAGCTTTCCTTACCCCTGGGCAACAGCACAGCCGTGAACTGCTCCGTGCGAGGCCTGCCCACCCCAGCCCTACGCTGGACCAAG gaCTCGGTACCCCTGGGGGAGAGCCCCACGCTCTCCCTCCGCTCCGTCACCTTCGATTCCGCCGGCACCTACACGTGTGAGGCTTCCATGCCCACGGTCCCCGTCCTTAGTCGCACCCGAAGCTTCGAGTTGCTGGTCCAAG GCCCACCGGAGTTAAGGGCAGAGGAGACTCAGCCCAAGGCAGAGGGCGGCTGGAGGGAAGGAAGTGAAGTCAGGCTGACCTGCTACGCACGCGGCTACCCAGAGCCCAAACTCAGCTGGAGCCAGTTGGGCGGCAGC CTAGCAGAGCCAGCCCCCGGGGGCCAGGGCTGGGTGAGCAGCTCCCTGACCCTGAAGGTGACCAGTGCCTTGAGCCGAGATGGCGTCTCCTGTGAGGCCTCCAACTCCTACGGGAGCGACCGGCACGTCTTCCACTTCGGCACTG TGGCCCCCCAGACCTCCCAGGCTGGAGTTGCGGTCATGGCCGTGGCCGTCAGCGTGGGCCTACTGCTCTTCATCGTGGCCGCCTTCTACTGCATGAGACGCAAGGGGCAACCCGGCTGCTGCCGGCGGGGGGAGAAGGGATCTCC GCCACCTGG